From Montipora foliosa isolate CH-2021 chromosome 6, ASM3666993v2, whole genome shotgun sequence, a single genomic window includes:
- the LOC138007711 gene encoding uncharacterized protein isoform X1, which yields MAAITRRRVGRPKLPGSLKSIRLRESVFNLWRDRKEALGLSQRTDSEFAEFLLHRGRSNTIHESAEVNLSLSCEEDNDTNPVPLFSTPIRANLAGESHSSCVDVTGISDLGKQREPDPGHSRSKLFDQTNNSFTGNPFSAGGFAIDDSLSEEDSDVSVEPTCIFDDHPFPDLEQTVNIIVEDLNRSDTSSDELSDDHSDYDEWHLDSYGSPEHPDVTQLFGENMDISSEEDERTLTMVDPSYAAEDDSSCVPTAAVAPCVVSEAPQPYYIHADDDTNHICGAAGSPTVTEALEQEVSMPQPEETTKPAEKHQAEILKKLEDAFQQLTSKGDLETFLALHSRMRVMVSINKLVELSEDKCALCGEGLHFKEEVKTIGSRVEIIRKCKNGHCQKWVSSEVLGVKNNVEFFLNDSLFAAAIIISGNNYSKFTLLCKALGLSIISRNTFTRFQKHCAAPVVKEIWDEMNSLITGFLQQYDDLCLCGDGRNDSPGHSARYCVYTLMEHASKVVVDMAVVDKRETGGNSVVMEKEGLRRLLEKMASVLPFSELATDASSSIMKLVRDMKEKFPQLVELFHSLDIWHKAKKLSKCLHQAARIRGCETLKEWIDDIVNHFWFCCQSCDGSVDELKETWFGVLHHVCGEHEWAGGACKHSPDETGTSGKTYLAKSSKALTALREVVLDKKWLNNLEFYVRFRHTSVLESYNSMLTKYAPKRMAFEYPYFIMRIMLAAIDHNMHLSRGKQVNAAGDARGHRKYSKRTQKFHAEIVKEEKSYSYFPFMMAKMLKERCLLEGSFSQPTDDNLFNPKQIAPTIGMKAAPSTEELLKGPSRLSKPGLSS from the exons ATGGCGGCCATTACACGCCGTCGTGTTGGAAGACCAAAGTTGCCTGGCTCTTTGAAGTCGATTCGGTTGAGGGAATCTGTTTTTAATCTCTGGAGGGATAGAAAAGAAGCTCTGGGACTTTCACAACGCACAGACAGTGAGTTTGCAGAATTCCTGTTACATCGTGGAAG ATCAAACACCATTCATGAATCTGCAGAGGTAAATTTATCTCTGTCTTGTGAAGAAGATAATGATACAA ATCCAGTTCCCTTGTTTTCTACTCCCATTCGTGCAAATCTTGCTGGTGAGTCACACTCAAGTTGTGTTGATGTCACGGGGATATCGGACTTGGGGAAACAGAGAGAACCAGATCCAGGGCATTCAAGAAGTAAACTGTTTGACCAGACCAATAACAGTTTCACTGGCAACCCATTCTCTGCTGGTGGGTTTGCAATTGATGACAGCCTATCTGAAGAAGACTCTGATGTATCAGTTGagcctacatgtatttttgatGATCATCCTTTTCCTGACTTGGAGCAAAC AGTGAACATCATTGTGGAAGATCTTAACAGGAGTGACACATCCAGTGATGAACTCAGCGATGACCACAGTGATTATGACGAATGGCATCTTGATAGCTATGGCAGTCCTGAGCATCCTGATGTTACACAGCTGTTTGGTGAAAA CATGGATATCAGCAGTGAGGAAGATGAAAGAACCCTTACAATGGTTGATCCTTCTTATGCTGCTGAAGATGATTCCAGCTGTGTTCCTACTGCTGCTGTAGCCCCTTGTGTTGTGTCTGAAGCCCCTCAACCTTACTACATACATGCAGATGATGATACCAACCATATTTGTGGCGCTGCTGGAAGTCCGACGGTCACCGAGGCCCTTGAACAAGAAGTAAGCATGCCCCAGCCAGAGGAAACTACCAAACCAGCAGAGAAACATCAAGCTGAAATTCTTAAGAAGCTAGAGGATGCTTTCCAGCAGCTTACTAGCAAAGGTGATCTCGAAACATTCTTAGCCCTTCACTCACGAATGAGAGTTATGGTCTCCATCAATAAGCTTGTGGAACTTTCGGAAGACAAATGTGCCCTCTGTGGTGAGGGACTTCATTTTAAGGAAGAGGTGAAGACCATTGGGTCCAGGGTTGAAATCATTCGCAAATGCAAGAATGGACATTGCCAGAAATGGGTGTCATCAGAAGTCTTAGGAGTGAAGAACAATGTAGAGTTTTTCCTGAATGATTCCCTATTTGCAGCAGCAATAATCATTTCTGGGAATAACTATAGCAAATTTACCCTGTTATGTAAAGCCCTTGGATTAAGTATTATCAGCAGGAACACATTTACAAGATTCCAGAAGCACTGTGCAGCCCCTGTGGTTAAGGAGATTTGGGATGAAATGAACTCTTTGATAACTGGTTTTCTTCAACAGTATGACGACTTGTGTTTGTGTGGTGATGGCAGGAATGACTCTCCAGGACACAGTGCAAGGTACTGTGTCTACACGCTAATGGAGCATGCCAGCAAAGTAGTTGTGGACATGGCAGTTGTAGATAAAAGGGAGACAGGGGGCAACTCTGTTGTCATGGAGAAAGAAGGTTTGAGACGACTTCTGGAGAAGATGGCTAGTGTCCTCCCCTTCAGTGAGCTTGCAACAGATGCTTCTTCATCAATTATGAAGCTTGTGCGTGATATGAAAG AGAAATTTCCACAGTTGGTGGAACTGTTTCACTCTCTTGATATTTGGCACAAGGCAAAGAAGCTGAGCAAGTGTCTTCATCAA gCTGCTCGCATAAGAGGATGTGAAACTCTGAAAGAGTGGATCGATGACATTGTCAACCACTTCTGGTTTTGCTGTCAAAGTTGTGATGGTAGTGTGGATGAACTGAAG gaAACTTGGTTTGGTGTTCTTCACCATGTTTGTGGCGAACATGAATGGGCTGGAGGAGCCTGCAAGCATTCCCCTGATGAAACAGGAACTTCGGGAAAGACATATTTGGCGAAGTCTTCGAAAGCTTTAACAGCTCTCAGGGAGGTTGTTTTGGACAAGAAGTGGCTCAACAACTTGGAGTTTTATGTTAGGTTCAG GCACACAAGTGTATTGGAGAGCTACAATAGCATGCTCACGAAATATGCTCCAAAGCGCATGGCATTTGA aTATCCCTACTTTATCATGAGGATAATGTTAGCTGCTATTGATCATAACATGCATCTCTCAAGAGGGAAGCAGGTAAATGCAGCTGGTGATGCACGTGGTCACAGGAAATATTCCAAACGCACCCAAAAATTCCATGCTGAGATTGTTAAAGAAGAGAAGAGCTACAGCTATTTTCCTTTCATGATGGCCAAGATGCTCAAGGAGCGTTGTCTTTTAGAGGGGAGCTTTTCACAGCCAACAGATGACAACCTCTTTAATCCCAAACAGATAGCCCCTACAATTGGAATGAAGGCAGCACCATCCACAGAGGAGTTACTTAAGGGTCCTTCACGCCTGTCCAAACCTGGTCTTTCTAGTTaa
- the LOC138007711 gene encoding uncharacterized protein isoform X2 — translation MAAITRRRVGRPKLPGSLKSIRLRESVFNLWRDRKEALGLSQRTDSEFAEFLLHRGRSNTIHESAEVNLSLSCEEDNDTNPVPLFSTPIRANLAGESHSSCVDVTGISDLGKQREPDPGHSRSKLFDQTNNSFTGNPFSAGGFAIDDSLSEEDSDVSVEPTCIFDDHPFPDLEQTVNIIVEDLNRSDTSSDELSDDHSDYDEWHLDSYGSPEHPDVTQLFGENMDISSEEDERTLTMVDPSYAAEDDSSCVPTAAVAPCVVSEAPQPYYIHADDDTNHICGAAGSPTVTEALEQEVSMPQPEETTKPAEKHQAEILKKLEDAFQQLTSKGDLETFLALHSRMRVMVSINKLVELSEDKCALCGEGLHFKEEVKTIGSRVEIIRKCKNGHCQKWVSSEVLGVKNNVEFFLNDSLFAAAIIISGNNYSKFTLLCKALGLSIISRNTFTRFQKHCAAPVVKEIWDEMNSLITGFLQQYDDLCLCGDGRNDSPGHSARYCVYTLMEHASKVVVDMAVVDKRETGGNSVVMEKEGLRRLLEKMASVLPFSELATDASSSIMKLVRDMKEKFPQLVELFHSLDIWHKAKKLSKCLHQAARIRGCETLKEWIDDIVNHFWFCCQSCDGSVDELKETWFGVLHHVCGEHEWAGGACKHSPDETGTSGKTYLAKSSKALTALREVVLDKKWLNNLEFYVRFRHTSVLESYNSMLTKYAPKRMAFEYPYFIMRIMLAAIDHNMHLSRGKQVGIGVWVSKNMGFYETVLFFSGNTHSFNTRN, via the exons ATGGCGGCCATTACACGCCGTCGTGTTGGAAGACCAAAGTTGCCTGGCTCTTTGAAGTCGATTCGGTTGAGGGAATCTGTTTTTAATCTCTGGAGGGATAGAAAAGAAGCTCTGGGACTTTCACAACGCACAGACAGTGAGTTTGCAGAATTCCTGTTACATCGTGGAAG ATCAAACACCATTCATGAATCTGCAGAGGTAAATTTATCTCTGTCTTGTGAAGAAGATAATGATACAA ATCCAGTTCCCTTGTTTTCTACTCCCATTCGTGCAAATCTTGCTGGTGAGTCACACTCAAGTTGTGTTGATGTCACGGGGATATCGGACTTGGGGAAACAGAGAGAACCAGATCCAGGGCATTCAAGAAGTAAACTGTTTGACCAGACCAATAACAGTTTCACTGGCAACCCATTCTCTGCTGGTGGGTTTGCAATTGATGACAGCCTATCTGAAGAAGACTCTGATGTATCAGTTGagcctacatgtatttttgatGATCATCCTTTTCCTGACTTGGAGCAAAC AGTGAACATCATTGTGGAAGATCTTAACAGGAGTGACACATCCAGTGATGAACTCAGCGATGACCACAGTGATTATGACGAATGGCATCTTGATAGCTATGGCAGTCCTGAGCATCCTGATGTTACACAGCTGTTTGGTGAAAA CATGGATATCAGCAGTGAGGAAGATGAAAGAACCCTTACAATGGTTGATCCTTCTTATGCTGCTGAAGATGATTCCAGCTGTGTTCCTACTGCTGCTGTAGCCCCTTGTGTTGTGTCTGAAGCCCCTCAACCTTACTACATACATGCAGATGATGATACCAACCATATTTGTGGCGCTGCTGGAAGTCCGACGGTCACCGAGGCCCTTGAACAAGAAGTAAGCATGCCCCAGCCAGAGGAAACTACCAAACCAGCAGAGAAACATCAAGCTGAAATTCTTAAGAAGCTAGAGGATGCTTTCCAGCAGCTTACTAGCAAAGGTGATCTCGAAACATTCTTAGCCCTTCACTCACGAATGAGAGTTATGGTCTCCATCAATAAGCTTGTGGAACTTTCGGAAGACAAATGTGCCCTCTGTGGTGAGGGACTTCATTTTAAGGAAGAGGTGAAGACCATTGGGTCCAGGGTTGAAATCATTCGCAAATGCAAGAATGGACATTGCCAGAAATGGGTGTCATCAGAAGTCTTAGGAGTGAAGAACAATGTAGAGTTTTTCCTGAATGATTCCCTATTTGCAGCAGCAATAATCATTTCTGGGAATAACTATAGCAAATTTACCCTGTTATGTAAAGCCCTTGGATTAAGTATTATCAGCAGGAACACATTTACAAGATTCCAGAAGCACTGTGCAGCCCCTGTGGTTAAGGAGATTTGGGATGAAATGAACTCTTTGATAACTGGTTTTCTTCAACAGTATGACGACTTGTGTTTGTGTGGTGATGGCAGGAATGACTCTCCAGGACACAGTGCAAGGTACTGTGTCTACACGCTAATGGAGCATGCCAGCAAAGTAGTTGTGGACATGGCAGTTGTAGATAAAAGGGAGACAGGGGGCAACTCTGTTGTCATGGAGAAAGAAGGTTTGAGACGACTTCTGGAGAAGATGGCTAGTGTCCTCCCCTTCAGTGAGCTTGCAACAGATGCTTCTTCATCAATTATGAAGCTTGTGCGTGATATGAAAG AGAAATTTCCACAGTTGGTGGAACTGTTTCACTCTCTTGATATTTGGCACAAGGCAAAGAAGCTGAGCAAGTGTCTTCATCAA gCTGCTCGCATAAGAGGATGTGAAACTCTGAAAGAGTGGATCGATGACATTGTCAACCACTTCTGGTTTTGCTGTCAAAGTTGTGATGGTAGTGTGGATGAACTGAAG gaAACTTGGTTTGGTGTTCTTCACCATGTTTGTGGCGAACATGAATGGGCTGGAGGAGCCTGCAAGCATTCCCCTGATGAAACAGGAACTTCGGGAAAGACATATTTGGCGAAGTCTTCGAAAGCTTTAACAGCTCTCAGGGAGGTTGTTTTGGACAAGAAGTGGCTCAACAACTTGGAGTTTTATGTTAGGTTCAG GCACACAAGTGTATTGGAGAGCTACAATAGCATGCTCACGAAATATGCTCCAAAGCGCATGGCATTTGA aTATCCCTACTTTATCATGAGGATAATGTTAGCTGCTATTGATCATAACATGCATCTCTCAAGAGGGAAGCAG GTGGGCATTGGTGTTTGGGTTAGTAAGAACATGGGATTTTACGAGA